TAATTGATCCATTAACAGCAACCATGATGTGTGTAGTGACCTTTGTGTCGCTAATGGTTCATATTTACACGATTGGCTATATGCATGGTGAAGAAGGCTATAACCGCTTCTTCTCATACATCTCATTGTTTACTTTTGCCATGTTGATGTTGGTAATGAGTAACAACCTTTTGCAGCTTTTCTTTGGTTGGGAAGCGGTGGGTGTGGTGTCCTATTTATTGATTGGCTTCTACTTCGAGCGTCAATCGGCAGTGTTTGCCAATATGAAAGCCTTCTTAGTTAACCGTGTTGGTGACTTTGGCTTCATCCTAGGTATTGGTCTATTGCTAGCAAGCACAGGGTCTATGCAATATGACGTGATCTTCTCGCAAAATGCTGCGTTGGCAGCACAAACTTTGCCAGGGACAAGTTGGAACCTGGTAACAGTGGCATGCATTTGTTTGTTTATTGGCGCCATGGGTAAATCAGCGCAATTCCCATTGCATGTATGGCTTCCAGATTCCATGGAAGGTCCAACCCCTATTTCTGCATTGATTCACGCAGCAACCATGGTTACAGCTGGCATCTTTATGGTGTCACGGATGTCACCGCTATTTGAGCTCTCAGATGTTGCTTTGAGCTTTATCTTGGTAATTGGCTCAATTACAGCCTTATTCATGGGTTTCTTGGGCATCGTACAAAACGATATCAAGCGTGTAGTTGCTTATTCAACATTGTCTCAATTGGGTTACATGACTGTTGCCTTGGGTGTATCCGCTTACCCAGTAGCAATTTTTCACTTGATGACGCATGCATTCTTTAAGGCACTCTTGTTCCTTGCTGCCGGTAGCGTTATTTTGGGTATGCACCACGAGCAAGATATGCGCAAGATGGGTGGCTTGTGGAAATACATGCCAATAACTTGCCTAATGATGCTCTTGGGTAACTTGGCGTTAATTGGTACACCGTTCTTCTCCGGCTTTTACTCAAAAGATTCCATCATTGAGGCTGTTGCAGCAAGTCATATTCCTGGCTCAGGATTTGCTTACTTTGCAGTAATGGCAAGTGTATTTGTGACGGCTTTGTATTCTTTCCGACTGTATTTCTGGGTATTCCACGGCAAGGCCCGTTGGGGTCATGCAGATTCACATGATCACCATCATGATCATGCAGAGCAGGGCGATGATCACGCCCACCATGGTTTAGCTCCCGGAGAGAAGCCACACGAGTCCCCATTGGTAGTGACTTTGCCATTGATTCTCTTAGCTATTCCCTCTGTGATTATTGGTTTCTACACAATTTCACCACTCTTGTTTGGTACTTACTTTGGGGATTCAATCTTTATCGATTTAGCTCGTCATCCCGTCATGAAGGAGCTTGAAGAAGAGTTTCATGGCCCAATAGCGATGGCAATTCATGCATTTACTTCGCCAGTATTAGGTCTCGTTTTACTTGGCGTGTTGACAGCGGCAATTGGTTATTTATGGGCTCCCAAATTACCAGCAAAATTTGCTGAGGCTTTTGCCCCTATTAAGAAACTTTTTGATAACAAGTACTACTTAGATGACTTAAACCAAGCAGTGTTTGCCAAGGGTCTGATCTGGATTGGAAGCTTCTTGTGGCATCGCGGCGATCAAAAAGTGATCGACGGTTTCTTTGTTAACGGCAGCGCACATTCAGTTGGACGCTTTGCTGGTGTCATTCGCCATTTGCAATCCGGTTATGTGTATCACTATGCTTTTGCAATGATTGCAGGCTTAGCGGTATTGTTGGCCTGGGTTTTGTATGCTTACCTGCCTTTTGTTAGATAGGCCTTTGTTACTTAAGAAGCCACTATGACTCTTTCTTACGCCATTTGGACCCCGATTATTTTTGGACTCATTATTTTGTTTTATGGGTCTGAAAAGCCATCTGCTGGAGTGCGCTGGTTGGCCCTAATCGGTGCTGTTATTGGCTTTATCGCAACTTTGCCTTTGGTGATCAACTTTGATATTGCTAATGCGGGTATGCAGTTTGTTGAAAAGTTTAGTTGGATTCCTCGTTACGACATTAATTACTACCTTGGTATTGATGGTATTTCAGTTTGGTTCATTGTTTTAACAGCATTTATTAACATCTTTGTTGTGATTGCCGCCTGGGAAGTGATTGATACCAAGGTTTCCCAGTACATGGCTTCATTCATGATTCTTTCGGGACTAATGATTGGTGTTTTCTGTGCTTTAGACGCCTTGTTGTTCTATGTATTCTTCGAGGCAACGTTGATCCCGATGTACATCATCATTGGTGTATGGGGTGGTCATAACCGTATTTATGCCGCCTTTAAGTTTTTCTTGTATACCTTGCTTGGCTCATTGCTAACCTTGGTTGCAATGCTGTACCTCTACAACGTTACAAATACTTTTGATATCTTGGCTTGGCAAAACGCCCGTCTAGATATTGTTGAACAGATTTTGTTGTTTGCCGCTTTCTTTATGGCCTTTGCTGTGAAGGTTCCAATGTGGCCTCTCCATACTTGGTTGCCAGATGTTCACGTTGAAGCGCCTACCGGTGGATCGGTTGTGTTGGCTGCAATTATGTTAAAGCTTGGCGCATATGGTTTCCTGCGCTTCTCTTTGCCAATTGCTCCAGATGCCAGCCAATATCTTGGCCCATTTGTCATTTTCTTATCTTTAGTTGCCGTCATTTATGTTGGCGCTGTTGCGCTGGTTCAAAAAGATATGAAAAAGCTTGTAGCGTATTCATCTGTAGCGCATATGGGATTTGTAACCTTAGGATTCTTCCTCTTTAGTCCACTAGGTATTGAGGGCGGCATAGTTCAGATGATTTCTCACGGCTTTGTTGCCGGTGCAATGTTCTTGTCTATCGGCGTTCTATATGACCGTATGCATACTCGTCAAATTGCAGATTACGGTGGTGTAGTGCATCGTATGCCAGCCTTTACTGCTTTTGCAGTGTTGATGGCGATGGCGAACTGCGGATTACCGGCTACCTCAGGATTCGTTGGCGAATTCATGGTGATTTTGGCGGCAGTTGATTATGACTTTGTGATCGGTATCCTAGCTGCTACGGCATTAATTCTTGGTGCTGCGTATTCTCTATGGATGGTTAAGCGGGTATTCTTTGGTGCGATGAATAATGCCCATGTACAAGAGCTCAAAGACCTCAACGCCCGTGAATATTTCATGATGGCTGTCTTAACGATCTGCGTAATTGGAATGGGTGTGTATCCAAAACCATTTACAGACATTATTCATCCAGCGGTAATTAATCTGCTACAGCATGTTGCTGTTAGCAAACTCTGAGTAAAAGCAAATGCAAGCATTCGACCTATACGCCATCCTGCCGGAACTCGTTTTACTCCTTGCCACTTGCTTCTTATTGGTAGCAAGTGTTTATGTTCGCGAAAGAGTACCTACTACACTAGGTATTGAGCAAGATATTTTTCATACTCCACGCGGAGTAGGTTTTGTTTACTTCTTTTCACTGCTCTTATTGATTTATCTGATTTTTGCATTTGTTGGTCGCATGGGTGACGTTTCCCTGGTGGCCATGAATGGTTTATTTCAATCAGACCCACTCTCAAACTTACTTAAGGCCTGTTCATGTGGCGCTGTTTTGGTGAGTTTGATTTACTCTAAGCGGTATTTACAGGATCGCGCTTTATTCCGTCCTGATTTTATCGTCTTGGCATTGCTGGCGCTATTGGGTCAGATGGTATTGATCTCTGGTGCTAATTTATTAACTTTGTACCTTGGCCTAGAGTTGATGGCTTTACCTACTTATGCCTTGGTTGCCATGCGCCATAACAGCGAAAAGAGTGTTGAAGCTGGTATTAAGTATTTCGTATTAGGCGCATTGGCATCTGGTTTCTTGCTCTATGGTATGTCCATGCTTTATGGCGTAACCGGTTCTTTGGATCTGATTGAGATCTTTAAAACGGTAGCCGATCCTCGTGTAAACCATTTGGTGATGGCTTTTGGCTTGGTATTCATTGTTTCTGGACTGGCCTTTAAGCTAGGTGTTGTGCCATTTCATATGTGGGTTCCAGACGTTTATCAAGGTGCTCCTACTGCAGTGACTTTGATGATTGCAGGCGCTCCTAAGTTGGCTGCATTTGCGCTCTTATTCCGTTTGCTTGTGAATACACTTTTGCCATTGATGGGTGACTGGCAGCCGATGTTGGTATTGCTTGCAATTCTGTCATTGATAGTTGGCAACGTTACGGCGATTGCGCAAACTAACGTCAAGCGTATGCTTGCTTATTCTGCTATTGCGCAAATGGGATTCGTGATGTTGGGCATGTTGTCCGTATTTGACGATCATGCCTTTAGCGCTTCCGTGTTTTATGTGATTACTTATGTGCTGACAACCTTGGGTACCTTCGGTCTATTGATGGCTTTATCGCACAAAGGATATGACTGTGAAACTCTGGAAGGTCTCAAGGGTTTAAATAAGAAGCATCCCTGGTTTGCTTTCATTGGACTTGTCATGATGTTCTCCTTAGCCGGAATTCCGCCTACAGTCGGTTTTGCGGCTAAATTAGGTGTTCTAGAGGCTTTAGTAGATGCGGAGCATACCTTCTTGGCAATCATTGCTGTGATGGCTTCTTTGGTCGGCGCTTTCTACTACCTGAGAGTGGTAAAGGTTATGTATTTCGATGAGCCTAGTCATGAAGTCACAGTTTCTGGTTCTGGTTTTGCTAAAGGTTTGTTGAGCTTGAACACTATCTTGGTATTGGCGCTGGGCATTATTCCTGCTGGTTTAATGAGTGTTTGCTTGGATGCAATGCGTCGCACCTTACTAGGCTCGTAAAATTCATGGCACACCCAGATAAAGGCTCCTTAGGGAGCCTTTATTATTTAATACGGATGCATCAAGTTGTAATGACACTTAAATGACATACGTTTTCTGTACGATTTATTGATAATTGAATTAGACAATGTCGAAAAAATTTTATGACTGAAAAATCATTTCAAGATTTACCTGCTGGCGATCAACACTTGAGAGAGGATCGTATCTCCGGTGAAGATATTTATGGCGGCATCTTTCTCAATATGAAGCGTGACCAGGTGCGCTTACCCGATGGACAAACCGCTGCAAGGGAGTATTTAACCCATCCTGGTGCTGTAGCAATAGTGGCCTTATTAGAAGATGGAAGGGTGCTTCTGGAGCGTCAGTATCGCTATCCAATAGCAAAAGCCTGTATTGAAATTCCTGCTGGTAAATTAGAGATTGGTGAAGATCATTTACTCTGTGCGCAACGTGAGCTCGAAGAAGAAACAGGTTATACCGCTAAGAAATGGAGTTATATTCGCCGCATTCATCCGGTGATTTCCTATTCAACCGAATTCATTGATATCTATCTGGCTGAAGACTTGGTTGCTGGCAAAAGTCAGTTAGACGACGAAGAGTTTTTAGATGTCTTTGCAGCCCCTTTAGAGCAGTTAATTGCCTGGATAGAAGGGGGCGAGATTACGGACGTCAAAACTACGATTTCTGCCTACTGGCTAGATCGCTATCGCCGAGGATTGACCAGTCCCATGCCAATCAAATAGGCATTATTCAATTCCTATTAAAATAGGGCCTATTGAATTTGGCGTTTATGCCCTTATATAGGTCTTATGAAAGTCTACAACCTCGCTTGCCCTCTAGATCATCGTTTTGAAGGTTGGTTTGCCTCTGAAGAGGACTGCCTTGCACAGCAAGAGAAGGGCATGCTGGCTTGCCCAGTATGCGATAGCACTCATATTACCCGTATGCCCTCGGCACCTCATATTGCAAAATCTACCTCCACTGCGCTAGCATCTTCAAAAACGGTTCCAAATGAAGATATTGGTTCATCAAGTGGTGATGTGGTTGCCTTAACTGGAAACGACCATTCTCATTTAGAGGCACAAGTTCAAGCTGCATTCCTTAAGGGGATGCGTGAGCTAATGGGTAAATCTGAGGATGTTGGAACTTCGTTTGCAGAAGAGGCTAGAAAGATTCACTACAAAGAAGCGCCGGAGCGCAGCATCCGTGGTCAAACAACCTTAGATGAGGCTGAATCTTTAAGGGAAGAGGGTATTGAGGTTTTAGCGGTACCGCTGTTGCCGGCGTTTAAAAATACGCTTCAATAAAACTTTCAATTCTTAGATAAAAAAATATCGATCCTCAGATCGCTATTTTTATTTGGAGTAGGTCTATTACTTCGAAGTCGGCATAACAAACTCTGCACCTTTAGCAATGCTCTCAGGCCAACGTTGCATAACGCTCTTTTGTTTGGTGTAGAAGCGAACGCCTTCTTTGCCATAAGCATGCATGTCACCGAAGAGGGATTTCTTCCAACCACCAAAGCCATGCCATGCCATTGGAACTGGGATGGGCACATTAATACCAACCATTCCAACTTGAACGCGGCGGGCAAATTCACGGGCTATATTGCCATCGCTGGTAAAGCACGCAACACCATTGCCAAACTCACAAGCGTTTACCAAATTCAAGGCTTCAGTAAAGTTAGCAACTCGCAAGCAAGATAAAACAGGCCCAAAGATTTCTTCTAAGTAAATCTTCATGTCTGGCGTGACGTTATCAAACAATGTACCTCCCAGGAAGAATCCACCCTCATTACCGGGAACCTTGAGTCCACGACCATCTACTAGCAATTTTGCGCCAGAGGCAACGCCACTATCAATGTAACCAGTGATACGCTCTAATGCAGCTTTGGTGACGATTGGACCCATTTCTGCATCGAGCTCCATGCCGTTCTTTACTTTGAGCGTCTTAGTGCGCTCGATCAACTTCGGCATGATTTTTTCAGCTACATCACCAACCAATACGGCTACAGAGATGGCCATACAACGCTCACCAGCTGAGCCGTAAGCAGCGCCTACCAACGCATCAATGGCTTTATCGATGTCTGCATCAGGCATGATGACCATATGGTTCTTAGCACCACCCAATGCTTGCGAGCGTTTGCCAAAGTGAGCGCAACGTTCATAAATATAGTTTGCAATTGGGGTCGATCCAACAAAGCTAATTGCTTTGACGTCTGGATTTTCAATTAAGGCATCAACCGCTTCTTTATCGCCTTGAACCACATTAAATACGCCATCAGGTAAACCGGCTTCTTTTAGAAGCTTAGCCATGAACAAAGAGGCAGATGGATCAGTTGGGCTTGGTTTGAGAATGAAGGTATTGCCACAAGCAATCGCCATTGGGAACATCCACATTGGAACCATAACCGGGAAGTTAAATGGTGTAATACCAGCAACAACGCCTAAAGGTTGACGCATCACCCAATTATCAATATCAGTGGATACTTGTTCGGTGTATTCGCCTTTGAGAAGCTCTGGAATGCCGGTTGCAAATTCTACGATTTCAATACCGCGAGTGACTTCACCTTGGGCATCGGTAAATACCTTGCCGTGTTCAGCTGTAATGATGGCTGCTAATTCATCGCGATTCGCGTTGAGTAACTCTAAATACTTAAACATAATGCGGGCACGACGCAGTGGGCTAGTTAGGCTCCAAGACTCAAAAGCCTTTTGTGCAACTGCAACTGCTGCGTCAACTTCCTTATGACTAGCAAGAGCAACTCGGCGGGCTACCGCACCCTTCGATGGGTTGTACACATCCGCAAAACGACCATCTTTAGGGTTTACAACAGAGCCACCTACGTAGTGGCCGATATCTTCGTTTGATTCAAAGGCTTTTGGTGCGTTCATAATCTTCTGTATTAAGTATTGTTGATTTTTAGGGTCAAAAAGGGCGCTGGGCTGGTTTGCCTCCACGACCTTGCCGTCTCGTTTATTCTGTTTTTTAGTATTCTATCGCTTTAAGGCAATTTTAGTATTTTGACCCCCTTTCCCGACTTTTAAGGCATTTCCATGAGCCTCTTATTTACCCCCTACACACTCAATTCCCCTCGTGGACCCCTAGAGCTTGCAAATCGCATCATCGTCGCCCCCATGTGTCAATATTCTGCCTCCAATGGCGAAGCTACAGACTGGCACCTGATGCATTGGGGAAACTTATTGAATAGTGGGGCTGCTTTGTTCATTATTGAGGCAACTGGGGTAACGCCAGAGGGTCGTATCACTCC
Above is a genomic segment from Polynucleobacter wuianus containing:
- the nuoN gene encoding NADH-quinone oxidoreductase subunit NuoN, which produces MQAFDLYAILPELVLLLATCFLLVASVYVRERVPTTLGIEQDIFHTPRGVGFVYFFSLLLLIYLIFAFVGRMGDVSLVAMNGLFQSDPLSNLLKACSCGAVLVSLIYSKRYLQDRALFRPDFIVLALLALLGQMVLISGANLLTLYLGLELMALPTYALVAMRHNSEKSVEAGIKYFVLGALASGFLLYGMSMLYGVTGSLDLIEIFKTVADPRVNHLVMAFGLVFIVSGLAFKLGVVPFHMWVPDVYQGAPTAVTLMIAGAPKLAAFALLFRLLVNTLLPLMGDWQPMLVLLAILSLIVGNVTAIAQTNVKRMLAYSAIAQMGFVMLGMLSVFDDHAFSASVFYVITYVLTTLGTFGLLMALSHKGYDCETLEGLKGLNKKHPWFAFIGLVMMFSLAGIPPTVGFAAKLGVLEALVDAEHTFLAIIAVMASLVGAFYYLRVVKVMYFDEPSHEVTVSGSGFAKGLLSLNTILVLALGIIPAGLMSVCLDAMRRTLLGS
- the nuoL gene encoding NADH-quinone oxidoreductase subunit L is translated as MQLTLNIPVLCAIPLAPLVGSIIAGFFGTKLGGNRIGHGASQFVTILGVTIAFVLSCNVLSQVMDGFYFNGTVYRWMQLGELNLDIGFLIDPLTATMMCVVTFVSLMVHIYTIGYMHGEEGYNRFFSYISLFTFAMLMLVMSNNLLQLFFGWEAVGVVSYLLIGFYFERQSAVFANMKAFLVNRVGDFGFILGIGLLLASTGSMQYDVIFSQNAALAAQTLPGTSWNLVTVACICLFIGAMGKSAQFPLHVWLPDSMEGPTPISALIHAATMVTAGIFMVSRMSPLFELSDVALSFILVIGSITALFMGFLGIVQNDIKRVVAYSTLSQLGYMTVALGVSAYPVAIFHLMTHAFFKALLFLAAGSVILGMHHEQDMRKMGGLWKYMPITCLMMLLGNLALIGTPFFSGFYSKDSIIEAVAASHIPGSGFAYFAVMASVFVTALYSFRLYFWVFHGKARWGHADSHDHHHDHAEQGDDHAHHGLAPGEKPHESPLVVTLPLILLAIPSVIIGFYTISPLLFGTYFGDSIFIDLARHPVMKELEEEFHGPIAMAIHAFTSPVLGLVLLGVLTAAIGYLWAPKLPAKFAEAFAPIKKLFDNKYYLDDLNQAVFAKGLIWIGSFLWHRGDQKVIDGFFVNGSAHSVGRFAGVIRHLQSGYVYHYAFAMIAGLAVLLAWVLYAYLPFVR
- a CDS encoding CoA-acylating methylmalonate-semialdehyde dehydrogenase, with the protein product MNAPKAFESNEDIGHYVGGSVVNPKDGRFADVYNPSKGAVARRVALASHKEVDAAVAVAQKAFESWSLTSPLRRARIMFKYLELLNANRDELAAIITAEHGKVFTDAQGEVTRGIEIVEFATGIPELLKGEYTEQVSTDIDNWVMRQPLGVVAGITPFNFPVMVPMWMFPMAIACGNTFILKPSPTDPSASLFMAKLLKEAGLPDGVFNVVQGDKEAVDALIENPDVKAISFVGSTPIANYIYERCAHFGKRSQALGGAKNHMVIMPDADIDKAIDALVGAAYGSAGERCMAISVAVLVGDVAEKIMPKLIERTKTLKVKNGMELDAEMGPIVTKAALERITGYIDSGVASGAKLLVDGRGLKVPGNEGGFFLGGTLFDNVTPDMKIYLEEIFGPVLSCLRVANFTEALNLVNACEFGNGVACFTSDGNIAREFARRVQVGMVGINVPIPVPMAWHGFGGWKKSLFGDMHAYGKEGVRFYTKQKSVMQRWPESIAKGAEFVMPTSK
- a CDS encoding NUDIX domain-containing protein, whose protein sequence is MTEKSFQDLPAGDQHLREDRISGEDIYGGIFLNMKRDQVRLPDGQTAAREYLTHPGAVAIVALLEDGRVLLERQYRYPIAKACIEIPAGKLEIGEDHLLCAQRELEEETGYTAKKWSYIRRIHPVISYSTEFIDIYLAEDLVAGKSQLDDEEFLDVFAAPLEQLIAWIEGGEITDVKTTISAYWLDRYRRGLTSPMPIK
- a CDS encoding NADH-quinone oxidoreductase subunit M, with the protein product MTLSYAIWTPIIFGLIILFYGSEKPSAGVRWLALIGAVIGFIATLPLVINFDIANAGMQFVEKFSWIPRYDINYYLGIDGISVWFIVLTAFINIFVVIAAWEVIDTKVSQYMASFMILSGLMIGVFCALDALLFYVFFEATLIPMYIIIGVWGGHNRIYAAFKFFLYTLLGSLLTLVAMLYLYNVTNTFDILAWQNARLDIVEQILLFAAFFMAFAVKVPMWPLHTWLPDVHVEAPTGGSVVLAAIMLKLGAYGFLRFSLPIAPDASQYLGPFVIFLSLVAVIYVGAVALVQKDMKKLVAYSSVAHMGFVTLGFFLFSPLGIEGGIVQMISHGFVAGAMFLSIGVLYDRMHTRQIADYGGVVHRMPAFTAFAVLMAMANCGLPATSGFVGEFMVILAAVDYDFVIGILAATALILGAAYSLWMVKRVFFGAMNNAHVQELKDLNAREYFMMAVLTICVIGMGVYPKPFTDIIHPAVINLLQHVAVSKL
- a CDS encoding DUF1178 family protein; translated protein: MKVYNLACPLDHRFEGWFASEEDCLAQQEKGMLACPVCDSTHITRMPSAPHIAKSTSTALASSKTVPNEDIGSSSGDVVALTGNDHSHLEAQVQAAFLKGMRELMGKSEDVGTSFAEEARKIHYKEAPERSIRGQTTLDEAESLREEGIEVLAVPLLPAFKNTLQ